A single window of Intrasporangium calvum DSM 43043 DNA harbors:
- a CDS encoding Rieske (2Fe-2S) protein, with product MTARRSVLLGAAAAGTLAACSSPPVPAPSAGSPDGAGGTPLSEIPVGGGKIFAQQKVVVTQPTAGVLKAFSTTCPHQGCAVTSIRDGQIICPCHGSTFDIASGAPSADSQAKQPLAARSITRSGDTFTIT from the coding sequence GTGACCGCCCGACGGAGCGTCCTGCTCGGCGCCGCCGCGGCCGGCACCCTGGCGGCCTGCAGCAGCCCACCCGTTCCTGCGCCGTCCGCTGGCTCACCGGACGGCGCTGGAGGCACCCCGCTGTCCGAGATCCCCGTCGGGGGAGGCAAGATCTTCGCCCAGCAGAAGGTCGTCGTCACCCAGCCCACGGCCGGTGTGCTCAAGGCGTTCTCGACGACCTGCCCGCACCAGGGCTGCGCCGTGACGAGCATCCGCGACGGCCAGATCATCTGCCCGTGCCACGGGAGCACCTTCGACATCGCGTCCGGCGCCCCGAGCGCGGACAGCCAGGCCAAGCAGCCGCTCGCCGCGAGGTCCATCACGCGGTCCGGGGACACCTTCACCATCACCTGA
- the uvrC gene encoding excinuclease ABC subunit UvrC → MADPTTYRPKPGEIPVDPGVYRFRDAHGRVIYVGKAKSLRPRLSSYFQDIAALHPRTATMVTTAASVEWTVVRTEVEALALEYSWIKEFDPRFNVKYRDDKSYPFLAVTMGDEFPRAQVMRGAKRRGTRYFGPYGHAWAIRETLDLLLRVFPVRTCSAGVFKRAAASGRPCLLGYIDKCSAPCVGRVSADEHRAIAEEFCDFMSGDTTRFLKRLETRMKDASARLEFEEAARLRDDLNAMRKALEKQAVVLGDATDADVFAVVDDDLEAAVQVFHVRGGRIRGQRGWVVEKESEDLPLLIEHLLQQVYGDVDPDHGSRDVVPREVLVPLLPTDPEAVAVWLSDRRGSTVSVRVPQRGDKRRLMETVRRNAEQSLARHKVARAGDLTLRSQALQELQDHLGLPEAPLRIECYDVSHVQGTNVVASMVVFEDGLARKSEYRRFIVRGGAPTADGGMAPGSQPGPVDDTAAMREVLGRRFRRYLEEAEGTGDLDLATGVESGIGSGVGSGVGSGVGSGGGSAVDSGDSVTELVDDGVSGPIDPTTGRPRRFAYPPSLVVVDGGLPQVNAAQAVLDELGIEEVAVVGLAKRLEEVWLPRTDYPVILPRTSEGLYLLQRLRDEAHRFAITFHRQRRSKAMTASALDGVQGLGAARQRALLKHFGSVKRLRAAEPEAIMAVPGIGPALAAAIVAHLSETVPAEPAVNLTTGEILE, encoded by the coding sequence GTGGCCGACCCGACGACCTACCGCCCCAAGCCGGGGGAGATCCCGGTCGACCCGGGGGTCTACCGGTTCCGGGACGCCCATGGCCGTGTCATCTACGTCGGCAAGGCGAAGTCGCTGCGGCCCCGGCTGTCCTCCTACTTCCAGGACATCGCCGCGCTCCACCCTCGTACGGCCACCATGGTCACCACGGCGGCCTCGGTCGAGTGGACCGTGGTCCGCACCGAGGTGGAGGCGCTCGCCCTGGAGTACTCCTGGATCAAGGAGTTCGACCCGAGGTTCAACGTCAAGTACCGCGACGACAAGTCCTATCCGTTCCTCGCGGTGACCATGGGCGACGAGTTCCCGAGGGCTCAGGTGATGCGCGGGGCAAAACGGCGCGGGACCCGCTACTTCGGCCCCTACGGCCACGCCTGGGCCATCCGCGAGACGCTCGACCTGCTCCTGCGGGTCTTCCCGGTCCGCACCTGCTCCGCGGGCGTCTTCAAACGGGCCGCGGCCAGCGGCCGGCCCTGCCTGCTGGGTTACATCGACAAGTGCTCGGCGCCGTGCGTGGGTCGGGTGAGCGCGGACGAGCACCGGGCCATCGCCGAGGAGTTCTGTGACTTCATGTCCGGCGACACGACCCGCTTCCTCAAGCGGCTCGAGACGCGGATGAAGGACGCCTCCGCCCGCCTCGAGTTCGAGGAGGCCGCCCGGCTGCGCGACGACCTCAACGCGATGCGCAAGGCCCTCGAGAAGCAGGCGGTGGTGCTCGGCGACGCGACCGACGCCGACGTCTTCGCGGTGGTCGACGACGACCTCGAGGCGGCAGTCCAGGTCTTCCACGTCCGGGGTGGCCGGATCCGGGGACAGCGCGGCTGGGTCGTCGAGAAGGAGAGCGAGGACCTGCCGCTCCTCATCGAGCACCTGCTCCAGCAGGTCTACGGCGACGTCGACCCCGACCACGGCTCAAGGGACGTCGTCCCCCGCGAGGTCCTGGTCCCCCTCCTGCCGACCGACCCCGAAGCCGTCGCAGTCTGGCTGTCCGACCGGCGCGGCTCAACGGTCTCCGTGCGGGTGCCCCAGCGTGGCGACAAGCGTCGACTGATGGAGACGGTGCGGCGCAACGCCGAGCAGTCGCTGGCCCGGCACAAGGTCGCGCGGGCCGGCGATCTGACGCTGCGCAGCCAGGCGCTCCAGGAGCTCCAGGACCACCTCGGGCTGCCGGAGGCGCCACTGCGCATCGAGTGCTACGACGTGAGCCACGTGCAGGGCACCAACGTGGTGGCCAGCATGGTCGTCTTCGAGGACGGGTTGGCTCGCAAGAGCGAGTACCGGCGCTTCATCGTCCGCGGTGGGGCGCCCACCGCCGACGGGGGGATGGCGCCGGGGAGCCAACCGGGCCCGGTCGACGACACCGCGGCCATGCGCGAGGTGCTCGGACGCCGGTTCCGCCGGTACCTCGAGGAGGCCGAGGGCACCGGCGACCTCGACCTCGCGACCGGCGTCGAGTCAGGGATCGGTTCAGGGGTCGGTTCAGGGGTCGGTTCTGGGGTCGGTTCTGGGGGCGGGTCAGCGGTCGACTCGGGTGACTCGGTGACCGAGCTCGTGGACGACGGGGTGTCCGGACCGATCGACCCGACCACCGGTCGCCCCCGACGCTTCGCCTACCCCCCGAGCCTCGTCGTCGTCGACGGCGGCCTGCCTCAGGTCAACGCGGCCCAGGCCGTGCTCGACGAGCTGGGCATCGAGGAGGTGGCTGTCGTCGGTCTCGCCAAACGGCTCGAGGAGGTCTGGCTCCCGCGCACCGACTACCCCGTCATCCTGCCGCGGACCAGCGAGGGGCTCTACCTGCTCCAACGCCTCCGCGACGAGGCCCACCGCTTCGCCATCACGTTCCACCGGCAACGACGCTCCAAGGCGATGACCGCGTCGGCGCTCGACGGGGTACAGGGACTCGGCGCCGCGCGTCAACGAGCCCTCCTCAAGCACTTCGGATCGGTCAAACGCCTTCGGGCCGCCGAGCCGGAGGCCATCATGGCCGTACCAGGGATCGGGCCGGCGCTCGCCGCCGCCATCGTCGCGCACTTGTCCGAGACCGTTCCGGCTGAGCCGGCGGTCAACCTCACCACGGGAGAGATCCTCGAATGA
- the rapZ gene encoding RNase adapter RapZ, which produces MNTGSGTPQTPWAGTSAIADAPLVIVTGMSGAGRSTTANVLEDLGWLVVDNLPPQMLESLVALRSASAERHPDAALRQLAVVVDVRSRGWFAHLQEAIDAATARGERPSVLFLDATDEALVRRFESVRRPHPLQADGRLLDGIQRERSLLLDLRSSADVVIDSSGLNVHQLTAKLASLFAGDRKVQLRIAVMSFGFKYGLPLDADVVFDMRFLPNPFWVPELKALNGRDEAVADYVLKQEGALEFLDRATDLLATMVDGYVREGRRYVTVAVGCTGGKHRSVATAEALSARLGTDQVDTFTVHRDLGRE; this is translated from the coding sequence ATGAACACTGGCTCGGGCACCCCCCAGACGCCCTGGGCGGGGACCAGCGCGATCGCCGACGCCCCCCTCGTCATCGTCACCGGGATGAGCGGCGCGGGACGGTCGACGACCGCGAACGTGCTCGAGGACCTCGGTTGGCTCGTCGTCGACAACCTCCCACCCCAGATGCTCGAGTCCCTCGTCGCGCTGCGGTCCGCCTCGGCCGAGCGTCACCCCGACGCGGCGCTGCGCCAGCTCGCCGTCGTCGTCGACGTCCGCTCCCGCGGGTGGTTCGCGCACCTCCAGGAGGCGATCGACGCCGCCACCGCGCGAGGCGAGCGCCCGAGCGTCCTGTTCCTCGACGCCACGGACGAGGCCCTCGTCCGCCGGTTCGAGAGCGTCCGTCGGCCCCACCCCCTCCAGGCCGATGGGCGGCTGCTCGACGGGATCCAGCGCGAACGGTCCCTGCTGCTCGACCTGCGCTCGAGCGCCGACGTCGTCATCGACAGCTCCGGGCTCAACGTCCACCAGCTGACCGCCAAGCTGGCCTCCCTCTTCGCCGGCGACCGGAAGGTCCAGCTGCGCATCGCCGTGATGAGCTTCGGGTTCAAGTACGGGCTGCCGCTCGACGCCGACGTCGTGTTCGACATGCGGTTCCTGCCGAACCCCTTCTGGGTGCCCGAGCTGAAGGCGCTCAACGGTCGCGACGAGGCGGTCGCCGACTACGTCCTCAAGCAGGAGGGGGCGCTGGAGTTCCTCGACCGTGCCACCGACCTGCTCGCGACGATGGTCGACGGCTACGTCCGTGAGGGACGCCGCTACGTCACGGTGGCCGTCGGCTGCACCGGGGGAAAGCACCGCTCCGTCGCGACCGCGGAGGCCCTGAGCGCCCGGCTCGGCACGGACCAGGTGGACACCTTCACCGTCCACCGGGACCTCGGTCGGGAGTGA
- a CDS encoding gluconeogenesis factor YvcK family protein, which translates to MPPAAQLLPTHQRQIVALGGGHGLFASLSALRLLTDHLTAVVTVADDGGSSGRLRDDFHVLPPGDLRMALAALCDDSEWGHTWRDVLQHRFAGSGELQGHSLGNLMIVSIWELLGDTVGGLELVGRLLGARGRVLPMASEPLEIVAEIRGHDPDLPEETVVVHGQHRVASSPGVVSSIGILPTCPQPCGEALDAVLAADWVVFGPGSWFTSVMPHLLVPDLADALVATRARRLLILNLEVATDETRDFRAEDHLASFAANAPDLRLDAVLADPSVVDDEDMLRAAAADVGAELVIAPVVARGRPGAHDPLRLAAALRDVIAN; encoded by the coding sequence GTGCCACCGGCGGCGCAGCTGCTCCCGACCCACCAGCGGCAGATCGTGGCCCTCGGCGGCGGGCACGGGCTGTTCGCCTCGCTCAGCGCCCTGCGCCTGCTCACCGACCACCTCACCGCCGTCGTCACCGTTGCCGACGACGGCGGGTCGAGTGGGCGTCTCCGTGACGACTTCCACGTCCTGCCACCCGGTGACCTGCGGATGGCCCTGGCTGCACTGTGCGACGACTCGGAGTGGGGTCACACGTGGCGCGACGTGCTCCAGCATCGGTTCGCCGGCTCCGGAGAGCTCCAGGGACACTCGCTCGGCAACCTCATGATCGTCTCCATCTGGGAGCTGCTGGGCGACACCGTCGGCGGCCTCGAGCTCGTCGGCCGGCTGCTCGGGGCCCGCGGGCGCGTGCTGCCGATGGCCTCCGAGCCCCTGGAGATCGTCGCCGAGATCCGCGGCCACGACCCCGACCTTCCCGAGGAGACGGTCGTGGTCCACGGCCAGCACCGCGTCGCATCGTCCCCGGGGGTCGTGTCGTCGATCGGGATCCTGCCCACGTGTCCGCAGCCGTGCGGCGAAGCCCTGGACGCGGTGCTGGCGGCCGACTGGGTCGTCTTCGGCCCGGGCTCGTGGTTCACCTCAGTCATGCCGCACCTGCTCGTCCCGGACCTCGCCGACGCGCTCGTCGCGACCCGGGCCCGGCGGCTGCTCATCCTCAACCTCGAGGTCGCCACCGACGAGACCCGCGACTTCCGGGCGGAGGACCACCTCGCGTCGTTCGCGGCCAACGCGCCCGACCTGCGCCTCGATGCGGTGCTGGCCGACCCGAGTGTCGTCGACGACGAGGACATGCTCCGGGCGGCCGCCGCCGACGTCGGTGCCGAGCTCGTCATCGCTCCGGTCGTCGCCCGGGGCCGCCCGGGGGCCCATGACCCGCTCCGCCTCGCCGCCGCCCTCCGGGACGTCATCGCCAACTGA
- the whiA gene encoding DNA-binding protein WhiA, which yields MAMTAKVKDELSRLDVTKPCCRKAEVSTMLRFAGGLHIIGGQIVVEAELDTANAARRLRRNITEVYGHRSDVLVLAAGGLRRGSRYVVRVVEEGATLARQTGLIDSQGRPVRGLPPKVVSGSTCDSEAAWRGAFLAHGSLTEPGRSSALEITCPGPEAALALVGAARRLGIQAKAREVRGVDRVVIRDGDAIGAMLTRLGAHDAVLAWEERRMRREVRATANRLANFDDANLRRSARAAVAAGSRVERAMEILGEEVPDHLREAGVLRLEHKQASLEELGQLAQPPMTKDAVAGRIRRLLAMADKRAEDLGIPGTDANLTPDMLES from the coding sequence ATGGCGATGACAGCGAAGGTGAAGGACGAGCTCTCGCGTCTGGACGTGACCAAACCCTGCTGTCGCAAGGCCGAGGTGTCCACCATGCTGCGCTTCGCGGGTGGCCTCCACATCATCGGTGGCCAGATCGTCGTCGAGGCCGAGCTCGACACCGCCAACGCGGCACGCCGGCTCCGCCGCAACATCACCGAGGTCTACGGCCACCGGAGCGACGTGCTCGTCCTCGCCGCCGGGGGCCTGCGCCGCGGCTCGCGCTACGTCGTGCGGGTGGTCGAGGAGGGGGCGACCCTGGCCAGGCAGACCGGGCTCATCGACAGCCAGGGCCGCCCGGTGCGCGGCCTGCCGCCCAAGGTGGTCAGCGGCTCGACCTGCGACTCCGAGGCGGCCTGGCGCGGCGCCTTCCTCGCGCACGGCTCGCTGACCGAGCCCGGTCGGTCCTCCGCGCTCGAGATCACCTGCCCCGGCCCCGAAGCCGCGCTGGCCCTCGTCGGCGCCGCCCGCCGGCTCGGCATCCAGGCCAAGGCGCGCGAGGTGCGCGGGGTCGACCGGGTCGTGATCCGGGACGGCGACGCGATCGGCGCGATGCTGACCCGGCTCGGCGCCCACGACGCCGTCCTCGCGTGGGAGGAGCGACGGATGCGCCGCGAGGTGCGGGCCACCGCGAACCGGCTCGCGAACTTCGACGACGCCAACCTCCGACGCTCCGCGCGGGCCGCCGTCGCCGCAGGATCCCGCGTCGAGCGGGCGATGGAGATCCTGGGCGAGGAGGTCCCGGACCACCTGCGCGAGGCCGGCGTGCTTCGTCTCGAGCACAAGCAGGCAAGTCTCGAGGAGCTCGGCCAGCTCGCCCAGCCGCCGATGACCAAGGACGCCGTCGCCGGCCGGATCCGGCGGCTGCTGGCCATGGCCGACAAGCGGGCCGAGGACCTCGGCATCCCCGGCACCGACGCGAACCTCACGCCCGACATGCTCGAGAGCTGA
- the gap gene encoding type I glyceraldehyde-3-phosphate dehydrogenase: MTVRVGINGFGRIGRNFFRAVQASGADIEVVATNDLMDNKTLAHLLKYDSILGRFPGEVSHDETSLTVDGKAIRVFEERDPAKIDWSSVGADIVIESTGFFTDAQQARAHVDGGAKKVIISAPAKNEDITIVMGVNDDLYDPAAHTVISNASCTTNCLAPMAKALHDEFTIVKGLMTTIHAYTQDQNLQDAPHKDLRRARAAALNIVPTSTGAAKAIGLVLPELKGKLDGFALRVPVPTGSATDLTFEAGRETTVEEVNAAVKAAAEGPLKGYLVYTEDPIVSKDIETDPASCIFDAGLTKVIGNQVKVVGWYDNEWGYSNRLVDLVKLVGQSL, translated from the coding sequence GTGACTGTTCGCGTAGGTATCAACGGCTTCGGCCGCATCGGCCGCAACTTCTTCCGCGCCGTCCAGGCATCCGGAGCAGACATCGAGGTTGTCGCCACCAACGACCTCATGGACAACAAGACCCTCGCCCACCTGCTCAAGTACGACAGCATCCTCGGTCGGTTCCCCGGCGAGGTGAGCCATGACGAGACGTCGCTCACCGTCGACGGCAAGGCGATCCGTGTCTTCGAGGAGCGCGACCCGGCCAAGATCGACTGGTCCTCCGTGGGTGCGGACATCGTCATCGAGTCCACCGGCTTCTTCACCGACGCGCAGCAGGCCAGGGCCCACGTCGACGGTGGTGCGAAGAAGGTCATCATCTCGGCCCCGGCCAAGAACGAGGACATCACCATCGTCATGGGCGTCAACGACGACCTCTACGACCCGGCCGCCCACACCGTCATCTCCAACGCCTCGTGCACGACGAACTGCCTCGCGCCGATGGCGAAGGCCCTGCACGACGAGTTCACCATCGTCAAGGGCCTCATGACGACCATCCACGCGTACACGCAGGACCAGAACCTCCAGGACGCGCCGCACAAGGACCTGCGTCGGGCTCGCGCCGCCGCGCTCAACATCGTCCCCACCTCCACCGGTGCCGCGAAGGCGATCGGCCTCGTCCTGCCGGAGCTCAAGGGCAAGCTCGACGGCTTCGCGCTGCGGGTGCCCGTGCCGACCGGCTCCGCCACCGACCTCACCTTCGAGGCCGGCCGGGAGACGACCGTCGAGGAGGTCAACGCCGCGGTCAAGGCCGCTGCCGAGGGCCCCCTCAAGGGCTACCTCGTCTACACCGAGGACCCGATCGTCTCCAAGGACATCGAGACCGACCCGGCCTCCTGCATCTTCGACGCCGGGCTGACCAAGGTCATCGGCAACCAGGTCAAGGTCGTCGGCTGGTACGACAACGAGTGGGGCTACTCCAACCGGCTCGTCGACCTCGTCAAGCTCGTCGGCCAGTCGCTCTGA
- a CDS encoding phosphoglycerate kinase, with translation MKTIGDLGDLRGKRVLVRSDLNVPLEQTERGATITDDGRIRASAPTIRMLSEMGARVIVCAHLGRPKGEPEPKYSLAPVARRLGELLGTPVVFAEDTVGEGARKAVDSLEDGGVVVLENLRFNAGETAKSEPDRAEFARTLASLADVFVSDGFGVVHRAQASVYDVARLLPHATGGLVEAEVNVLRRLTRDPERPYAVVLGGAKVSDKLGVIGNLLGTADRLIIGGGMVFTFLAAQGLEVGTSLLEREQIDTVKGYLERAEQEGVEIVLPVDVVAAEAFSADAEHDVVPVDAIPADRMGLDIGPESADLFARKLADCRTVFWNGPMGAFEMEPYAAGTKALAQALVDVTRHGGLTVVGGGDSAAAVRQLGFADSDFGHISTGGGASLEYLEGKELPGLTVLDGDGDGDGDGDGDGDARDGGAA, from the coding sequence GTGAAGACGATTGGCGACCTCGGGGACCTGCGCGGCAAGCGCGTCCTCGTCCGCTCCGACCTCAACGTCCCGCTCGAGCAGACCGAGCGCGGCGCCACGATCACCGACGACGGGCGCATCCGGGCCTCGGCGCCCACCATCAGGATGCTGTCCGAGATGGGCGCTCGCGTCATCGTGTGCGCACACCTCGGCCGGCCCAAGGGCGAGCCGGAGCCGAAGTACTCGCTCGCACCGGTGGCCCGCCGCCTCGGCGAGCTCCTCGGCACCCCGGTCGTGTTCGCCGAGGACACCGTCGGCGAGGGCGCCCGGAAGGCCGTGGACTCGCTCGAGGACGGCGGGGTCGTCGTGCTCGAGAACCTCCGCTTCAACGCCGGTGAGACGGCCAAGTCGGAGCCCGACCGCGCCGAGTTCGCTCGGACCCTCGCCTCACTCGCGGACGTCTTCGTCTCCGACGGCTTCGGCGTCGTGCACCGCGCCCAGGCATCCGTCTACGACGTCGCACGGCTGCTGCCGCACGCCACGGGCGGGCTCGTCGAGGCCGAGGTCAACGTGCTGCGCCGCCTGACCCGCGACCCGGAGCGTCCGTATGCCGTCGTGCTCGGGGGTGCCAAGGTGTCGGACAAGCTCGGCGTCATCGGCAACCTCCTCGGCACGGCCGACCGCCTCATCATCGGCGGCGGCATGGTCTTCACCTTCCTCGCGGCCCAGGGCCTCGAGGTCGGCACGAGCCTGCTCGAGCGGGAGCAGATCGACACGGTCAAGGGCTACCTCGAGCGTGCCGAGCAGGAGGGCGTCGAGATCGTGCTGCCGGTCGACGTCGTCGCCGCCGAAGCGTTCAGCGCCGATGCGGAGCACGACGTCGTCCCCGTCGACGCGATCCCGGCCGACCGGATGGGCCTCGACATCGGCCCCGAGTCGGCCGACCTCTTCGCCCGCAAGCTCGCGGACTGCAGGACGGTCTTCTGGAACGGCCCGATGGGCGCGTTCGAGATGGAGCCCTACGCCGCGGGCACGAAGGCCCTCGCGCAGGCCCTCGTCGACGTCACCCGCCACGGCGGGCTCACCGTCGTCGGCGGTGGCGACTCGGCGGCCGCCGTCCGCCAGCTCGGCTTCGCCGACTCGGACTTCGGACACATCTCCACCGGTGGCGGAGCGAGCCTCGAGTACCTCGAGGGCAAGGAGCTCCCGGGCCTCACCGTGCTCGACGGGGACGGCGACGGGGACGGCGACGGGGACGGCGACGGCGACGCTCGTGACGGGGGGGCCGCCTGA
- the tpiA gene encoding triose-phosphate isomerase: protein MATSKTVGRVPLMAGNWKMNLDHLQATHLIQKLDWTLRDAKHDYDGVEVAVLPPFTDLRSVQTLVEGDRLHLRYGAQDLSPHASGAYTGDISGAFLKKLGCTYVVVGHSERREGHHETDDVVAAKVQAAYRHGLTPILCCGEGLEVRKEGSQVEHVVAQLRAALDGVTREQAASIVIAYEPIWAIGTGEVATPDDAQEVCAAIRTLLAELYSGDLADGVRILYGGSVKAANVAAIMAQEDVDGALVGGASIDPAEFASICRYRDHLTAG, encoded by the coding sequence ATGGCCACCTCCAAGACTGTCGGTCGGGTGCCCCTCATGGCCGGCAACTGGAAGATGAACCTCGACCATCTGCAGGCCACCCACCTCATCCAGAAGCTCGACTGGACGCTCCGGGACGCCAAGCACGACTACGACGGCGTCGAGGTCGCGGTCCTGCCTCCCTTCACCGACCTGCGCTCGGTCCAGACCCTCGTCGAGGGTGATCGGCTGCACCTGCGCTACGGCGCTCAGGACCTGTCCCCCCACGCGTCCGGGGCCTACACCGGTGACATCTCCGGGGCGTTCCTCAAGAAGCTCGGCTGCACCTACGTCGTCGTCGGCCACAGCGAGCGTCGGGAGGGGCACCACGAGACCGACGACGTCGTGGCGGCCAAGGTCCAGGCGGCCTACCGGCACGGCCTCACGCCCATCCTGTGCTGCGGCGAGGGCCTCGAGGTCCGCAAGGAGGGCAGCCAGGTCGAGCACGTCGTCGCCCAGCTGCGGGCGGCCCTCGACGGGGTGACCCGAGAGCAGGCCGCGAGCATCGTCATCGCCTACGAGCCGATCTGGGCCATCGGGACCGGTGAGGTCGCGACCCCCGACGACGCCCAGGAGGTCTGCGCCGCGATCCGGACCCTGCTCGCCGAGCTCTACAGCGGCGACCTCGCCGACGGCGTGCGGATCCTCTACGGCGGAAGCGTCAAGGCGGCCAACGTCGCCGCCATCATGGCCCAGGAGGACGTCGACGGCGCCCTCGTCGGTGGGGCGTCCATCGACCCCGCCGAGTTCGCGTCGATCTGCCGCTACCGCGACCACCTGACGGCGGGCTGA
- the secG gene encoding preprotein translocase subunit SecG produces MDAVRIVLQVLLVLSSLILTLFILLHKGKGGGLSDMFGGGMSTSLGGSSVAERNLDRFTVAVAVVWATAIIGLGLLARFQS; encoded by the coding sequence GTGGATGCGGTTCGCATCGTGCTGCAGGTCCTGCTGGTGCTGTCCAGCCTGATCCTGACCCTGTTCATCCTGCTCCACAAGGGCAAGGGTGGCGGCCTCTCCGACATGTTCGGCGGCGGCATGTCGACCTCACTCGGCGGCTCGTCGGTCGCCGAGCGCAACCTCGACCGGTTCACGGTCGCCGTCGCGGTCGTGTGGGCCACGGCGATCATCGGGCTGGGCCTGCTCGCCCGGTTCCAGAGCTGA
- a CDS encoding RNA polymerase-binding protein RbpA: MASGNAIRGSRVGAGPMGEAERGDTAPRVYISYWCSNGHETRPSFAEEPGMVVPEVWDCPRCGFPAGQDKENPPAPPKVEPYKTHLAYVKERRSDADGAAILDEALSSLRERGLIQ, from the coding sequence ATGGCGAGCGGTAACGCGATTCGAGGAAGCCGGGTCGGAGCGGGCCCGATGGGCGAGGCAGAGCGGGGGGACACCGCACCTCGGGTCTACATCTCGTACTGGTGCTCCAACGGCCACGAGACCCGGCCGAGCTTCGCCGAGGAGCCCGGCATGGTGGTGCCGGAGGTGTGGGACTGCCCCCGGTGCGGCTTCCCGGCCGGACAGGACAAGGAGAACCCGCCCGCCCCGCCGAAGGTCGAGCCCTACAAGACCCACCTGGCCTACGTGAAGGAGCGCCGCAGCGACGCGGACGGCGCGGCCATCCTCGACGAGGCGTTGTCCAGCCTCCGTGAGCGCGGGCTGATCCAGTAG
- the pgl gene encoding 6-phosphogluconolactonase: MTADDRGAPEPAVVIHPGKQSLADAAAARLVVALLDAQGVSGEAQVVLTGGSLGSEIIRSLTGVLGRSAVDWRRVRVWWGDERFLPRGHADRNDTQNDEAGLSSLGLDATKVHRVPGPDEVDTPEASADAYAETLARHGAAAFDVLILGVGPDGHVASLFPHHDAQRATGTPTVAVHHSPKPPPERVSLTFERLAQARETWFLVAGEDKADAVAAALRPGTDRWDVPASAPRGTEATRWLLDTAAGAGLS; this comes from the coding sequence ATGACGGCCGATGACCGCGGGGCTCCCGAGCCGGCCGTCGTCATCCATCCCGGCAAGCAGTCGCTCGCCGACGCGGCCGCAGCCCGCCTCGTCGTCGCCCTCCTCGACGCGCAAGGCGTCTCCGGCGAGGCACAGGTCGTGCTGACCGGTGGGTCACTCGGCTCGGAGATCATCCGGTCGCTGACCGGGGTGCTCGGCCGGAGCGCCGTTGACTGGAGAAGGGTCCGGGTCTGGTGGGGCGACGAGCGCTTCCTGCCCCGAGGCCACGCGGACCGAAACGACACACAGAACGACGAGGCCGGCCTCTCGAGCCTCGGCCTCGATGCGACCAAGGTCCACCGGGTCCCGGGACCGGACGAGGTTGACACGCCGGAAGCCAGCGCTGACGCCTACGCCGAGACCCTGGCCCGACACGGCGCCGCAGCCTTCGACGTGCTGATCCTCGGGGTCGGGCCCGACGGGCACGTCGCCTCACTCTTCCCGCACCATGACGCCCAGCGGGCCACCGGCACGCCGACCGTGGCGGTGCACCACTCCCCGAAGCCGCCGCCCGAGCGGGTCTCGCTCACCTTCGAGCGGCTGGCGCAGGCCCGCGAGACCTGGTTCCTCGTGGCCGGCGAGGACAAGGCGGACGCCGTGGCGGCCGCGCTCCGGCCGGGCACCGACCGTTGGGACGTGCCCGCCAGCGCGCCGAGGGGCACCGAGGCGACCCGGTGGCTCCTGGACACCGCCGCAGGGGCCGGCCTCAGCTGA